In Sphingobium sp. Z007, one DNA window encodes the following:
- the murD gene encoding UDP-N-acetylmuramoyl-L-alanine--D-glutamate ligase produces MIVSSAFAGKTYAVLGLARSGLATVATLVASGARVVAWDSREEARALVEGKAELGDPMEIDLSGFDGIVVSPGVPLNRHPITMRAKIAGVPIIGDIELFALARPTLPPHKVVGITGTNGKSTTTALIHHIIEQAGYPTVMGGNIGLPILSQPPLEPNLHGVGVYVLELSSYQIDVTHSLDCDVAVLLNITPDHLDRYDGFAGYVASKARLFAMQSADQCAVFAADDEATRKIAASEWQRRGQKPHWGVVHASDIDPAAQLTWPALQGPHNAQNAAIAIAVTKALGVDADTIANALASYASLPHRMQAVATRSGVLYVNDSKATNAASTAPALAAWPSKDGKPRIHWILGGVAKSDNLDECVPHFANVAHAYTIGEAGHMFADLLRAHMAVDDSEMLSAAVRRAARIAQPGDVVLLSPACASFDQFRDFEARGDAFVAAVAALD; encoded by the coding sequence ATGATCGTCTCCAGCGCCTTCGCAGGCAAGACCTACGCCGTATTGGGGCTGGCGCGATCCGGCCTCGCTACGGTCGCCACGCTGGTCGCCAGCGGCGCGCGCGTCGTCGCCTGGGATAGCCGCGAAGAAGCGCGCGCCTTGGTTGAGGGCAAGGCGGAACTGGGCGATCCAATGGAGATCGACCTCAGCGGTTTCGACGGCATCGTCGTGTCGCCGGGCGTGCCATTGAACCGCCATCCTATCACCATGCGCGCCAAGATCGCCGGTGTGCCGATCATCGGCGACATCGAACTGTTCGCGCTCGCCCGCCCGACGCTGCCACCGCACAAGGTCGTCGGCATCACCGGCACCAATGGCAAGTCCACCACGACTGCGCTGATCCATCACATCATCGAGCAGGCGGGTTACCCGACGGTCATGGGCGGCAACATCGGCCTGCCGATCCTCAGCCAGCCGCCGCTGGAACCGAACCTGCACGGCGTCGGCGTCTATGTGCTGGAACTGTCCAGCTACCAGATCGACGTGACGCATAGCCTCGACTGCGACGTCGCGGTGCTGCTCAACATCACGCCGGATCATCTGGATCGGTATGATGGGTTCGCGGGCTATGTCGCTTCGAAGGCGCGATTGTTTGCGATGCAGTCGGCGGACCAGTGTGCGGTTTTCGCGGCAGATGACGAAGCCACACGAAAGATAGCAGCTTCGGAATGGCAGCGTCGTGGACAGAAACCTCACTGGGGGGTGGTTCACGCCTCCGACATCGACCCTGCCGCCCAACTGACCTGGCCGGCCCTGCAAGGCCCGCACAACGCCCAAAATGCAGCTATCGCCATCGCTGTCACAAAAGCGCTGGGCGTCGACGCCGACACCATTGCCAACGCCCTCGCCAGCTACGCCTCGCTCCCCCACCGGATGCAGGCGGTCGCAACCCGCAGCGGCGTCCTCTACGTCAACGACAGCAAGGCGACCAACGCCGCCTCCACCGCGCCCGCGCTCGCCGCTTGGCCCTCGAAGGACGGCAAGCCTCGCATCCACTGGATCTTGGGCGGCGTCGCCAAGTCCGATAATCTGGACGAATGCGTCCCCCATTTCGCCAATGTCGCCCACGCTTACACCATCGGCGAAGCGGGGCATATGTTCGCCGATCTGCTGCGCGCCCATATGGCTGTGGACGACAGTGAGATGCTAAGCGCCGCCGTCCGCCGCGCCGCGCGCATCGCGCAGCCGGGCGACGTGGTGCTGTTGTCGCCCGCCTGCGCCAGTTTCGACCAGTTTCGCGATTTCGAGGCGCGCGGCGATGCCTTCGTCGCCGCCGTCGCGGCGCTCGATTAA
- a CDS encoding colicin transporter, with amino-acid sequence MIAVKRLQSLIWVILVALGALGAYMVSLKVATERNELMKVRWQIAQAKGDIRYLETEFSARASMRQLESWNQHDFLYATPSAQQYLGGERALAHLDGIQPNGPDYVAPPVMVAMVETPADLPSAPQKAPESPAATQIRSDIAVIREAHAADVVDKLPKPAPRTSAQQAKADADVSKPNPIARKAERMAMLDAKLLDDSTLGDLSAKAARERKKGAN; translated from the coding sequence ATGATCGCCGTTAAGAGGTTGCAGAGCCTGATCTGGGTGATCCTGGTCGCACTGGGCGCGCTGGGGGCCTATATGGTGTCGCTCAAGGTCGCGACCGAGCGCAACGAGCTGATGAAGGTGCGCTGGCAGATCGCGCAGGCGAAGGGCGATATCCGCTATCTGGAGACGGAATTCAGCGCGCGCGCCTCAATGCGTCAGCTCGAAAGCTGGAACCAGCATGACTTCTTGTATGCGACGCCCAGCGCCCAGCAATATCTGGGCGGCGAACGGGCGCTGGCGCATCTGGACGGCATTCAGCCCAACGGTCCCGACTATGTTGCCCCGCCGGTGATGGTGGCCATGGTCGAAACCCCCGCCGACCTGCCGTCCGCCCCGCAAAAGGCCCCCGAAAGCCCGGCCGCGACCCAGATCCGCAGCGACATCGCCGTGATTCGGGAGGCCCATGCCGCCGACGTCGTCGACAAACTGCCCAAGCCCGCGCCCCGCACCTCGGCGCAGCAGGCAAAGGCCGATGCCGACGTCAGCAAACCCAATCCGATCGCGCGCAAGGCGGAACGGATGGCGATGCTCGACGCCAAGCTGCTGGACGACAGCACGCTGGGCGATCTGTCCGCCAAAGCCGCGCGCGAGCGCAAGAAGGGGGCGAACTGA
- the murF gene encoding UDP-N-acetylmuramoyl-tripeptide--D-alanyl-D-alanine ligase: protein MPDLWTSTQIAEATGGAASAPFAVSGVAFDSREVGQGDLFVAMKGDTTDGHKFVDKAFGQGAAGAIVSEPVAHPHILVPDSAAALEALGKASRKRMDGKVIGVTGSVGKTGTKEALFQALDRAAQGQVHRSVKSYNNHVGVPLSLARMPRGSAYGVFEMGMNHAGELAALTRQVRPDVAIVTAIAPAHIEFFGTEAKIAEAKAEIFEGLQPGGTAIIPYDSPHVTLLYNKAERHAARILTFGTSPQADICAREAVPAPGGGTLVTATLPDAELCFTVAAPGDHWVSNALAVLAAVDAVGGDLAAAGLALAEMPGLPGRGERRILPVAGGQALLIDESYNANPLSMTATLTQLGREKADRRIAILGGMRELGERSVELHAGLVEALGAGRVDYAILVGAEMAPLADALGNTIPHVHVADTAAAIPLIQAEMRAGDAILVKGSNGVGLSRLVAALGEAAREGKTN, encoded by the coding sequence ATGCCAGATCTCTGGACCTCGACGCAAATCGCTGAGGCCACAGGCGGCGCCGCGTCGGCGCCGTTCGCCGTTTCGGGCGTCGCTTTCGACAGCCGCGAAGTGGGGCAGGGCGACCTGTTCGTCGCGATGAAGGGCGATACGACCGACGGCCATAAATTTGTCGACAAGGCGTTCGGGCAGGGCGCGGCCGGGGCGATCGTCAGCGAACCCGTCGCCCATCCCCACATCCTGGTCCCCGATAGCGCCGCCGCGCTCGAAGCATTGGGCAAAGCATCGCGCAAGCGCATGGATGGCAAGGTGATCGGCGTCACCGGATCGGTCGGCAAGACCGGCACGAAGGAAGCGCTGTTTCAGGCGCTGGACCGCGCCGCGCAGGGGCAGGTGCACCGCTCGGTCAAAAGCTACAACAACCATGTCGGCGTGCCGCTTAGCCTCGCCCGGATGCCGCGCGGGTCGGCTTATGGCGTGTTCGAAATGGGCATGAACCATGCGGGCGAACTGGCGGCGTTGACCCGGCAGGTCCGCCCCGACGTTGCGATCGTCACCGCGATCGCGCCAGCCCATATCGAATTTTTCGGCACGGAAGCGAAGATCGCCGAGGCCAAGGCGGAGATTTTCGAGGGGCTGCAACCCGGCGGCACCGCGATCATCCCCTATGACAGCCCGCATGTGACGCTGCTCTACAACAAGGCGGAACGGCACGCTGCCCGCATCCTGACCTTTGGCACCAGTCCCCAGGCGGATATCTGCGCCCGCGAAGCCGTGCCTGCGCCGGGCGGCGGTACGCTGGTCACCGCGACCCTGCCCGACGCGGAACTCTGCTTCACCGTGGCTGCGCCGGGCGACCATTGGGTGTCGAACGCGCTCGCGGTGCTGGCCGCAGTCGATGCGGTGGGCGGGGATCTGGCCGCAGCGGGCCTGGCGCTCGCCGAAATGCCGGGCCTGCCGGGCCGGGGTGAGCGGCGCATCCTGCCTGTGGCCGGCGGGCAAGCGCTGCTGATCGATGAAAGCTACAACGCCAATCCGCTGTCCATGACCGCAACGTTGACGCAACTGGGCCGCGAAAAGGCCGACCGGCGCATCGCCATATTGGGCGGGATGCGCGAACTGGGCGAGCGCAGCGTCGAACTCCACGCCGGCCTTGTCGAGGCGCTGGGGGCGGGCCGGGTCGATTATGCCATATTGGTCGGCGCGGAGATGGCGCCGCTGGCCGACGCGCTTGGCAACACTATTCCGCATGTCCATGTCGCCGATACGGCGGCCGCCATCCCCCTTATTCAAGCCGAAATGCGCGCGGGCGACGCGATATTGGTCAAGGGTTCGAACGGCGTGGGCCTCTCCCGCCTGGTCGCCGCCCTTGGCGAAGCCGCCCGCGAAGGAAAGACGAACTGA
- the mraY gene encoding phospho-N-acetylmuramoyl-pentapeptide-transferase: MLYWLAQTMDFAGVFNLIRYLSFRAGAAIFTSLIIGLVIGPKFIGWLRVRQGKGQPIRDDGPQTHLAKRGTPTMGGLMILTSMVISVLLWMDLSSTYVWACLFVTLGFGAIGFLDDYDKVTKASHKGLSGKMRLLFEFLIAGFAAWMIVNQHGNTALYVPFYNGPAIELGPFYFCFAAFVIVAFGNAVNLTDGLDGLATMPVIIASLAFMLIVYLVGRADFAEYLGIPHVPGAGNLTILCGAIIGAGLAFLWFNAPPAAVFMGDTGSLALGGTIGVIAVTAHHEIVLGIIGGLFVVEALSVIIQVFFYKRTGRRVFKMAPIHHHFEQLGWAEPTVVIRFWIIAFVLALAGLATLKLR; the protein is encoded by the coding sequence ATGCTCTACTGGCTGGCCCAGACCATGGATTTTGCGGGGGTGTTCAACCTCATCCGCTATCTGTCCTTCCGCGCGGGCGCGGCGATCTTCACCTCGCTCATCATCGGCCTGGTGATCGGCCCCAAATTCATCGGCTGGCTGCGCGTCCGCCAGGGGAAGGGCCAGCCGATCCGCGACGACGGTCCGCAGACGCATCTGGCCAAGCGCGGCACGCCGACCATGGGCGGCCTTATGATCCTGACCTCCATGGTCATTTCAGTGCTGCTGTGGATGGACCTGTCGTCCACCTATGTCTGGGCCTGCCTGTTCGTGACGCTGGGCTTCGGCGCGATCGGCTTCCTGGACGATTATGACAAGGTGACCAAGGCCAGCCACAAGGGGCTGTCGGGCAAGATGCGCCTGCTGTTCGAATTTCTGATCGCCGGTTTCGCCGCTTGGATGATCGTCAACCAGCATGGCAATACCGCGCTCTATGTGCCCTTCTACAATGGCCCGGCGATCGAACTGGGGCCGTTCTACTTCTGCTTTGCCGCCTTCGTCATCGTCGCGTTCGGCAATGCGGTGAACCTGACCGACGGCCTCGACGGCCTCGCCACCATGCCGGTCATCATCGCCAGCCTCGCCTTCATGCTGATCGTCTATCTGGTCGGCCGCGCCGACTTTGCCGAATATCTGGGCATCCCCCATGTGCCGGGCGCGGGCAATCTGACGATCCTGTGCGGCGCGATCATCGGTGCGGGCCTGGCCTTCCTCTGGTTCAACGCGCCGCCCGCCGCCGTCTTCATGGGCGATACCGGCAGCCTCGCGCTGGGCGGGACGATCGGCGTGATCGCGGTCACCGCCCATCATGAAATCGTGCTGGGCATCATCGGCGGGCTGTTCGTCGTGGAGGCGCTCAGCGTCATCATCCAGGTTTTCTTCTACAAACGCACCGGCAGGCGCGTGTTCAAGATGGCGCCGATCCACCATCATTTCGAGCAATTGGGCTGGGCCGAACCGACCGTGGTTATCCGCTTCTGGATCATCGCCTTCGTGCTGGCGCTCGCCGGTCTTGCCACGTTGAAACTGCGATGA
- a CDS encoding ABC transporter: MKAGLNRFLWLWLPPLAIVLAGLWSAWLTGQADPWDWALPTAIVLTGAGLLLARRGWAILTWVAMGGVGMALIFCAFAAGRVPDGMAALGLAMVGMLAAFGGAMLRHSPFASSVVEKPGANTSRLRSKRTGVGVIFLILAALLLWRGPAQPLHPVPDRPTLAVITALPLFWSESGRQDAPVVTVLRTRFTVVPMDDPVQLKPSGAKRLLLAQPRAMTPTQLVAIDAWVRDGGTALVMADPLLRWPSDLPLGDRRRAPSTSLLGPLLDHWGFHPCAIMSEEIRYFPPDGTLITLTGARGCPTAERDGIVQRKQIGHGAALLVGDADPIDDRLWLANPAHPLDPRYWVADTPALVVRWLGGASIPGDRRWMRDAQDVTRALRWALLAGTMWAIVGAMLLRRGRRGATPGTKGEDDEAKDNKFG; the protein is encoded by the coding sequence ATGAAGGCGGGGCTGAACCGATTCCTGTGGCTCTGGTTGCCGCCGCTGGCGATTGTTCTGGCCGGTCTGTGGAGCGCCTGGTTGACGGGTCAGGCCGATCCCTGGGATTGGGCTTTGCCAACGGCGATAGTGCTGACCGGGGCGGGCCTGCTGCTGGCGCGGCGCGGATGGGCGATACTGACATGGGTGGCGATGGGTGGCGTCGGGATGGCGCTGATCTTCTGCGCTTTCGCGGCGGGACGCGTGCCGGACGGGATGGCGGCGCTGGGGCTGGCGATGGTTGGGATGTTGGCGGCTTTCGGCGGGGCCATGCTGCGCCATTCCCCGTTCGCTTCGAGCGTAGTCGAGAAGCCTGGCGCTAACACTTCTCGACTACGCTCGAAGCGAACAGGCGTGGGTGTGATCTTCCTCATACTTGCCGCGCTGCTCCTCTGGCGCGGCCCCGCCCAACCGTTGCACCCAGTCCCGGACCGCCCGACGCTCGCTGTCATCACCGCGCTACCACTCTTCTGGAGCGAGTCGGGGCGACAGGACGCCCCCGTCGTCACGGTCCTGCGCACCCGCTTCACCGTCGTGCCGATGGACGACCCGGTTCAACTCAAACCATCGGGGGCAAAGCGGCTCCTGCTGGCCCAGCCACGCGCTATGACGCCCACGCAACTGGTCGCGATAGACGCCTGGGTGCGGGATGGTGGCACGGCGCTGGTAATGGCCGATCCGCTGCTGCGCTGGCCGTCGGACCTGCCGCTGGGCGATCGCCGCCGCGCGCCGTCCACCAGCCTGCTGGGGCCGCTGCTAGACCATTGGGGTTTCCACCCGTGCGCCATCATGAGCGAAGAAATCCGTTATTTTCCCCCCGACGGCACGCTCATCACCCTGACGGGTGCGCGCGGCTGCCCTACTGCGGAGAGAGACGGGATCGTGCAGCGCAAGCAGATAGGGCATGGGGCGGCCTTGCTGGTGGGAGACGCCGATCCGATCGACGACCGGCTCTGGCTCGCCAATCCCGCCCATCCGCTCGATCCCCGCTATTGGGTGGCCGATACGCCTGCGCTCGTCGTCCGCTGGTTGGGCGGGGCATCCATCCCTGGCGACCGGCGCTGGATGCGCGACGCGCAGGATGTCACCCGCGCGCTCCGTTGGGCGCTTCTGGCCGGGACGATGTGGGCGATAGTGGGCGCGATGCTGCTCCGCCGGGGACGGCGTGGGGCCACGCCCGGAACAAAAGGAGAAGATGACGAGGCCAAAGATAACAAATTCGGTTAG
- a CDS encoding UDP-N-acetylmuramoyl-L-alanyl-D-glutamate--2,6-diaminopimelate ligase: MRLGSLIEGLDVEVGDKTGLDSSVTGFAIDNRKVAPGTVFGAFQGLRVNGEDYIADAVKAGALAVVARPEAKVEGAIHIAHANPRRLLALMAARYFAPFPDVTVAVTGTNGKTSTVELVRQLWRMMGHKSASIGTLGVTTAVDQVSTGLTTPDIVTFLANMSGLRREGITHAAFEASSHGLDQYRTEGLPVIAGAFTNLSRDHLDYHGDMETYFDAKMRLFDEVVSADGAAVVWADDAWSAKVIDRVQTRGLRLLTIGAQGDALRLVNRSPTHLGQTLEIEAEGKLYKVNLPLIGAYQAANALTAAGLVIATGGDTAKVLELLGRVQPVRGRLERAVISKAGAPVYVDYAHTPDGLKAAIEALRPHTKGRLITLFGAGGDRDAGKRPLMGKVAAELSDHVIVTDDNPRSEEPSAIRAAVLAGAPGAEEIGGRRAAIAAAIALAGPDDIVLLAGKGHEQGQIIGDRVLPFDDVTVARECAG, from the coding sequence ATGCGCCTCGGCTCGCTTATCGAGGGGCTGGATGTCGAGGTCGGAGACAAAACCGGCCTTGATTCGTCCGTGACCGGTTTCGCCATCGACAATCGCAAGGTCGCGCCGGGCACCGTTTTCGGCGCGTTCCAGGGCCTGCGCGTCAATGGCGAGGATTATATCGCCGACGCCGTCAAGGCAGGCGCACTCGCCGTGGTCGCCCGGCCGGAAGCGAAGGTCGAGGGCGCGATCCACATCGCCCACGCCAATCCCCGTCGCCTGCTGGCGCTGATGGCGGCCCGCTATTTCGCGCCCTTCCCGGACGTGACCGTCGCCGTCACCGGCACCAATGGCAAGACCAGCACGGTCGAACTCGTCCGTCAGCTCTGGCGGATGATGGGGCATAAGTCCGCGTCGATCGGCACGCTGGGTGTTACCACGGCGGTCGATCAGGTGTCGACCGGGCTGACCACGCCGGATATCGTCACTTTCCTGGCCAATATGTCGGGCTTGCGCCGTGAGGGCATCACCCATGCCGCGTTCGAGGCGTCGAGCCATGGCCTCGACCAATATCGCACCGAAGGGCTGCCGGTGATCGCGGGCGCGTTCACCAACCTGTCACGCGACCATCTCGACTATCATGGCGACATGGAGACCTATTTCGACGCCAAGATGCGGCTGTTCGATGAGGTCGTATCGGCGGACGGCGCGGCGGTCGTCTGGGCCGACGACGCCTGGTCCGCCAAGGTTATCGACCGGGTGCAGACGCGCGGCCTGCGCCTGCTGACCATCGGCGCGCAAGGCGACGCGCTGCGCCTGGTCAACCGCTCCCCGACCCATTTGGGCCAGACGCTGGAGATCGAGGCGGAAGGAAAGCTCTACAAGGTCAACCTGCCGCTGATTGGTGCCTATCAGGCCGCCAACGCTCTGACCGCCGCCGGACTCGTTATCGCGACCGGCGGAGACACGGCCAAGGTGTTAGAACTGCTCGGCCGGGTCCAGCCGGTGCGTGGGCGGCTGGAGCGCGCCGTCATCAGCAAGGCGGGCGCGCCCGTCTATGTCGATTATGCCCATACCCCTGACGGCCTGAAAGCCGCGATCGAGGCGCTGCGCCCGCATACCAAAGGGCGGCTCATCACCCTGTTCGGCGCAGGCGGCGATCGCGATGCGGGCAAGCGCCCGCTGATGGGCAAGGTCGCGGCGGAATTGTCCGACCATGTCATCGTCACCGACGATAATCCGCGTTCGGAGGAGCCTTCGGCGATCCGCGCCGCCGTGCTGGCGGGTGCGCCAGGCGCGGAGGAAATCGGCGGCCGCCGCGCCGCGATCGCCGCTGCGATCGCGCTGGCCGGGCCGGACGATATCGTGCTGCTGGCGGGCAAGGGCCATGAGCAGGGCCAGATCATCGGCGACCGCGTGCTGCCCTTTGACGACGTCACCGTCGCGCGGGAGTGCGCGGGTTGA
- the rsmH gene encoding 16S rRNA (cytosine(1402)-N(4))-methyltransferase RsmH, producing MNDAPHIPVLLAEVLDALAITPGEIHVDGTFGAGGYSSAMAGAGAQVFAFDRDPDAIREGQAVADVHGITLIAGEFSRMVELLADRGIAKVSGITLDIGVSSMQLDRADRGFSFQADGPLDMTMSQDGMNAADFLNSASEEDIANVIYRYGDEPRSRRVARAIVEARPLERTAQLAAVVRRALGHKPHDKKDPATRTFQAIRIHVNQELEELERALDAAETLLEEGGRLAIVTFHSLEDRIVKQFLRNRSGGEGSGSRHLPERAAGPQPTFAKPAKPVRAGDAELARNPRARSATLRAAIRTSAPASIRSANA from the coding sequence GTGAACGATGCGCCTCATATCCCCGTCCTCCTTGCCGAAGTGCTCGACGCCCTCGCCATCACCCCTGGCGAGATCCATGTCGATGGCACGTTCGGCGCGGGCGGCTATAGCAGCGCCATGGCCGGTGCAGGCGCGCAGGTCTTCGCCTTCGATCGCGACCCCGATGCGATCCGCGAAGGGCAGGCGGTCGCGGACGTCCATGGCATTACGCTGATCGCGGGCGAATTTTCCCGCATGGTCGAATTGCTGGCCGACCGCGGCATCGCCAAGGTGTCGGGCATCACGCTCGATATCGGCGTCTCCTCGATGCAGCTCGACCGCGCCGACCGCGGCTTTTCCTTCCAGGCCGACGGCCCGCTCGACATGACGATGAGCCAGGACGGCATGAACGCGGCCGATTTCCTGAATAGCGCGTCGGAAGAGGATATCGCCAACGTCATCTACCGCTATGGTGACGAGCCGCGCTCGCGCCGCGTCGCCCGCGCCATCGTGGAGGCGCGCCCGCTGGAGCGCACCGCCCAGTTGGCCGCCGTGGTCCGCCGCGCGCTGGGCCACAAGCCGCATGACAAGAAAGACCCGGCGACCCGCACCTTTCAGGCGATCCGCATCCATGTGAACCAGGAACTGGAAGAGCTGGAGCGGGCGCTGGACGCGGCCGAGACGCTGCTGGAGGAGGGCGGTCGCCTGGCCATCGTCACCTTCCACAGCCTGGAGGACCGCATCGTCAAGCAGTTCCTGCGCAATCGCAGCGGCGGCGAGGGATCAGGGTCCAGGCATCTGCCCGAACGCGCCGCCGGACCGCAGCCGACCTTCGCCAAGCCCGCCAAGCCGGTGCGTGCGGGGGACGCCGAACTGGCGCGCAACCCCCGCGCCCGATCCGCCACCTTGCGTGCCGCCATCCGCACCTCTGCCCCCGCTTCCATTCGGAGTGCCAACGCATGA
- a CDS encoding penicillin-binding protein 2, translating to MATIIVQPGGERAGRARLNLTAIAHNRLMLLLILFLAITAILIGRLAWVGIFAPGTTGDGALSAFLPARADIVDRNGVPLARTMDAYSVAVRPSKLIGDPAELARKLHEIFPDEPEAAFYKKLRGRGWAYLRRRALPEQVAAVNALGEIGIEFPREKERLYPQRTLAAHVLGFAPDSAGVGGMGVEAAFNDRLIDAAQRGKPFAVSIDSRVQGALESELYAQLVQTRAKGAGGVIMDANTGEIIAMASIPVFDPNKLQNYAGKTCSQSPLCNHMVQARYEMGSSFKPLAIAAAMDAGVVTSMSKRYDATAPLAVAGFRIKDDHAMGRWINVPEILVHSSNIGTARIADEMGAAPLQKMFRSLDFDQRAPIEFNERAKGIWPSSWGRITSMTTSYGHGIAVTPLHLAAAYAALVNGGIWRPATVRKLSADEVPEGRRVFSAATSARMRQLLRMIVSAGTGRSADAKGFRVGGKTGSAEKPQEGRYNKTSLVTTFASAFPMDNPRYVVVAIMDEATGQYGLRTAAWTAAPVVKRVVERTGPMLGVLPDESRDVDISDLMPLLHGDKEKE from the coding sequence ATGGCCACGATCATTGTGCAGCCCGGCGGCGAGCGGGCAGGGCGAGCGCGGCTCAACCTGACCGCCATCGCCCACAACCGGTTGATGTTGCTGCTGATCCTGTTTCTGGCCATCACCGCCATCCTGATCGGCCGACTCGCCTGGGTTGGCATTTTTGCGCCGGGGACGACGGGCGATGGCGCCCTGTCCGCCTTCCTGCCCGCCCGCGCCGACATCGTGGATCGCAACGGCGTGCCTCTGGCGCGCACGATGGACGCCTACTCGGTCGCAGTGCGCCCATCCAAGCTGATCGGCGATCCGGCCGAACTGGCGCGCAAGCTGCACGAAATTTTCCCCGACGAACCTGAAGCCGCCTTCTACAAGAAGCTGCGTGGGCGCGGCTGGGCCTATCTGCGCCGCCGTGCGCTGCCCGAACAGGTGGCGGCGGTGAACGCGCTGGGTGAGATCGGCATCGAATTTCCCCGTGAGAAGGAGCGGCTTTATCCCCAACGCACGCTCGCCGCGCATGTGCTTGGCTTCGCGCCCGACTCCGCAGGTGTCGGCGGCATGGGCGTGGAGGCGGCGTTCAACGACCGGCTGATCGACGCGGCGCAACGCGGGAAGCCCTTCGCCGTGTCGATCGACAGCCGGGTGCAAGGCGCGCTGGAAAGCGAACTCTATGCCCAGCTGGTGCAGACGCGGGCCAAGGGCGCAGGCGGCGTCATCATGGACGCCAATACCGGCGAGATCATCGCCATGGCCTCGATTCCCGTCTTCGATCCCAACAAGCTGCAAAATTACGCGGGCAAAACGTGCAGCCAGTCGCCGCTGTGCAACCATATGGTGCAGGCGCGCTACGAAATGGGTTCCTCATTCAAGCCGCTGGCGATCGCCGCGGCCATGGACGCGGGCGTCGTCACGTCGATGAGCAAGCGCTATGACGCCACCGCGCCGCTCGCCGTCGCCGGTTTCCGCATCAAGGACGACCATGCCATGGGCCGCTGGATCAACGTGCCCGAAATCCTGGTCCACAGCTCCAACATCGGCACGGCGCGGATCGCCGACGAAATGGGCGCTGCGCCGCTGCAAAAAATGTTCCGCAGCCTGGATTTCGACCAGCGCGCACCGATCGAGTTTAACGAGCGCGCCAAGGGCATCTGGCCGTCCAGCTGGGGCCGGATCACAAGCATGACCACCTCCTACGGCCATGGCATCGCGGTCACGCCGCTGCATCTGGCGGCCGCCTATGCCGCCTTGGTCAATGGCGGCATCTGGCGTCCGGCAACCGTGCGCAAGCTGAGCGCCGACGAAGTGCCCGAAGGCCGCCGCGTCTTTTCCGCCGCCACCAGCGCACGGATGCGGCAACTGTTGCGGATGATCGTGTCGGCGGGTACAGGGCGTAGCGCCGACGCCAAGGGATTCCGGGTGGGCGGCAAGACGGGTTCGGCCGAAAAGCCTCAAGAGGGGCGCTATAACAAGACTTCGCTGGTGACGACTTTCGCTTCTGCCTTCCCGATGGACAATCCCCGCTACGTCGTCGTCGCGATCATGGACGAGGCGACGGGCCAATATGGCCTGCGCACGGCCGCCTGGACCGCCGCGCCCGTGGTCAAGCGGGTGGTGGAGCGGACCGGCCCGATGCTGGGCGTGCTACCGGACGAAAGCCGCGACGTCGATATTTCCGACCTGATGCCGCTGCTGCACGGCGACAAGGAGAAAGAATGA
- a CDS encoding division/cell wall cluster transcriptional repressor MraZ → MSDVILYTGNAFSVADGKGRFVLPLEMRKLVTQASGGQNRLCLSIHMDNGCATGFGLSHKQFLFDEVEKLERQAYEAGRDFNADLERENRLGTIEDVNFDDAGRFFLHPDIKDEAGITDAIFFYGVGRYFQVWKPEALIESPDRPALIRNKVRRWIDARAEGVAK, encoded by the coding sequence GTGTCGGATGTCATTCTCTATACGGGCAACGCGTTCAGCGTCGCGGACGGCAAGGGCCGTTTCGTGCTGCCCCTTGAGATGCGCAAGCTAGTGACTCAGGCCAGCGGCGGGCAGAATCGCCTGTGCCTGTCGATCCACATGGACAATGGCTGCGCCACCGGCTTTGGCCTGTCGCACAAGCAGTTCCTGTTCGACGAGGTCGAGAAGCTGGAGCGTCAAGCCTATGAGGCCGGGCGCGATTTCAACGCCGATCTGGAACGCGAAAATCGCCTGGGCACGATCGAAGACGTGAATTTCGACGATGCCGGTCGCTTCTTCCTGCACCCCGATATCAAGGATGAAGCCGGCATCACCGACGCGATCTTCTTCTATGGCGTTGGCCGTTATTTTCAGGTCTGGAAGCCCGAAGCGTTGATCGAAAGCCCCGATCGCCCCGCCCTGATCCGCAACAAGGTGCGTCGCTGGATCGACGCGCGGGCGGAAGGGGTGGCCAAGTGA